In Nitrosomonas ureae, the sequence TGCTTGATTCTCCAGCTCGCAGTTGGAAACATAAATCCAGCCACCATCCCGAGAAGCAAAAGTGGCGCCGCCATCCGGTGCGGCGTGCCAAGTATAGTCAAAAAGCTTTTCACCTGAGTGCGCCACGATACGTGAAGTAAACCCTGCTGGTAAACGTACACCATTATGATCCGGCGACAAAAGTTTGCCGCGTGCAGCTAGCGATAATGACATAGTGGCAGCTTTGACTGGAGAAGGCAGCAGGGTATTGCCAAAAAACGTCCCTAAGCTCATAAATCCATACTGCAATAATTTACGCCGTTTTAGATCTGATATTTTCATTTTACATATAGCCTTATGTATTAAACCTCACGATAGACACCAGGTTTTATGCGGCGAGATAGTTTACAATGCGGCATCTTTTTATATCTATGGGATGAAAGTATTAAGCAATGATTCATATATTAAAACCAATTGTATCGCTTCTAATGTTTTTAACCGTGCTGTTTTTTATCAACACAATACTTACAATCACGACTAGCTTTTTCAATTGGTTTAATACACTTTTTTCTCTGACCTGTGCTGCGCTAGCGGCTGGGTTTGCATGGAAACTGATTGCTGGAGAAAAAATGAATACGCTCATTGCTGTCATTGGAGGCGCGTTAATTCTTGGAGGATTATTTTTTACGCTAGGTTTCTTAGGGCCGATGGTTATCGCCAAAGACACCAACCAAGGCCCCATGATCGGAATCTTTATTGCAGCCCCGCTGGGGATTATTCTGGGTGGAATCGGGGGGTATGTTTATGTTTCGCAGCAAAAGGGGGATTGACGAACTTCTAACAGGAATGGTGAAAATTGGATGGCTTGTTTGAAAATTCTGGTTTAGTGAGAGAAATTTTTTCATAATTATTAATTAGAGAGCTATATAACCATGAGCAAATCTTTTTTAGCAGTAATTCTAGTATTCTCAGCATCATTTCTTGCTATGCCCATCTCGGCAGTAGCTAAGCCTAATTTCATATTCATACTGACAGATGACATGACCCCTGATGATCTACGTTTTATGCCAAGAACACAGGAGTATTTTGCTGTCAATGGCGTTCGATTCACAAACACCTTTGTATCGTATGCCGCTTGCTGTCCATCACGGGCAACTTTTCTGACCGGAAGGTATACGACAAATCATGGTGTAAGATCCAATGTTAGGCCATCCGGTGGTTTTGATGCATTCTATAACAGCGGATTGGAGTCAGCGACAATCGCGACAAAATTGCAGGAAAGCGGTTATAGCACGGCCTACTTCGGCAAATATTTCAACGAATATGGGACATCGACTTTAGTAGATCCGGAAAGCTATATTCCCCCGGGTTGGAATTACTGGTACACATTTGTCAACACAAAGTACTTCAACTATAAGCTTAACGAGAATGGGATAACTAAAAGTTACGGGGATAGCGCTGAAGAATACGGTACAGATGTTATTGCTATGCACGCTAGAAATTTTCTTGAGGCAGCCCTACTAGGGGATTCTCCTTTTTTTATGATGATTGCACCCTATGCTGCTCATGCATCAATTGAATCAACGGAATCCCCTCGTCAGCCGATACCCGCTACGCGACATAAGAATCTATTTAATGGCATGAATGCACCTAGATTTGCATCATTTAATCAGGAAGATGTTTCGAAGAAAAATTTTAATGTGCGCAACAACTCTTTATTGCTACCAGAAGATGTTGAGTGGATTGACAATAATTTTCGTGCGCGTATAAGATCGTTACAATCTGTAGATGAAATGGTTGGAAAATTAATTGATCAGCTGCAAAATTCTTCTAAGGAACGGGAAACCTACCTCATCTTCACATCTGATAACGGATACTGGTTTGGGGAACATCGCTTCAAAGTTGGGAAAGCTGATTTGTATGATCAATCTCATCACGTTCCATTTGCAATGGCTGGGCCGAATGTTCAGCGCGGTTTGGTTCGTAACGATCTTGTTGTCAATACCGATTTTTTTCCAACAATATTAGAGCTAGCTTCTGTTTCGCTTTCTGGAAGCAGCTACGATGGCCGATCATTTCGAACATTGATAGAGACATCAACAAGAGAAACAACATTTAGCAGAAACTCTTTTTTGATCGAAACAGGTGTAGATCAGAAAGCTGGGATTCGATTTAAAAGCTATGCATATTTTGAATCCGCATTCCAGGGAGTGCCTTTAAAAGAGCTGTACGATACTCAGTTGGATCCCGATCTTGTTTATAATATTGCAGAAAAATTAACGGGTGAATCTTCTGCTTCTTTACAGAGTGCCCTCGCTGAATTGCTCGCTTGCAAAGGTGATACTTGTAGAGCGCTCGAAAATAAATTTTCAGATTTGCTTGTAAAGTTAACTGATTGAGCTAAATTACCTTCGTTGGGGAGTCGAGGCAGTTTATATTTTGTGTTGAATGTGAGTTAAACGCTGCGTGTGTTAATGAACTGGTGAGTGCGATGGTCAGGATAAGAAAAGCAAAAAATGCTAACTGTACGATATATAACCGATGATTACTTTTTCGCATTTTATGTTCTCCTGATTAGCTATATGCTGGAGTGCTCAGATGAGAAATCAGAAAATTCTGATCAAATCTTGAGTACTCAAGCAGCATTGGCAAGCTGTGTGACTTGTACAACAATGACTCGGATTTCTTCTGCAATTGCATCGACTTCGCTGGGATCGATACCTAGATTAATCCATTCCTGTTCAGTAATTTCTTGTGCAGCGTGTTCAGTAATCCCGAAGTCAGGTAGTAATTTTTCTGCGATATTAACCAGTCTGGCTAAGGATTGATTCATTTGCGAATCCATTTTGTCGGGTATATGGTGGTAACGTATCACGGCGATGATTTCCGCCGGTAGTTCCCAATAAGTTCCAAGTTGTGCGCCGATCTCACCATGGTCAGTGTCCAGTAGCCCGTGTTCTATCTCTAATAGTGATGCTTCGGGAGTTGTTCTCAATCTTTCGTGAAGTGCATCGCTGAGATCTTTAGCGATGAAGCTTAGAACGTTATAGCCAATATCATGCAAGAGACCTGCAAGGAAAATCTGATCTTCCATGGGGCGGATTCGTGGGGGCATGTGTTTGGCGATGGTGCGCATTACAGAAGCGATAGTGAGACTGTGAGTCCATAAATCCCTTGCTTTCAGCTTTCCTTCAGGCGGCTTGGTGAATGCTGAAATGGCTGCCATACCGATGGCAACAGATTTAATATGTGTTAATCCTAGACGCATGGCTGCATCGCTGATAGAAGAAATCATGCCTGGAGAACCAAATAAGGAAGCGTTTGACAAGCCGATAATACGTGCAGAAATTTGTGGATCTTGTGCGATGAGTTTGAGTAATTGAGTTTCGCCCTCATCGGTATTTAATGCTAACGCCAGCATTTTTCTTGCAATAACTGGCATGGCGGGCAGTGTGTGGATGTGCTCGAGGGATCGCTTCAAATCAATAGGGTTAATCATAGTATGCTCCCGCAATGGATTACCATTTCTTGATATACAATTTCATTCATCTTGATGGCCCATAATCAATTAAAAAATAAGACTAATGCACAATAGGGTTCTGAGTATTCTTATAGGATGGCCAGGTCAATTATTTATCTTGATACTTGAAGTGAATTACCTCTAGAATCACTGAACAGTGTTCATATTTATCATTATAGAAAGCAAAAGAAATAAGTAGGGAATGAATAGAAGTGTGAAAGGCTATCTTTTCTGAGGTTTTTATTTAAAACAAGATCGATGAATAAGTTAGCTTTGATCAGCTAGTATTGTGAAAATTTTGGCTTGGCGGTATACAAGCTATGATTTCTAATCATAATTATCTGTCTGCGAAGGTACGGACACAATGAGAAGGGTAAGTGGTTCATGACCTGCAATCCCACACAACGCAAATTTAAATCTTCGATTGGTATGTGCTCATTCTCAATGGTATTGATAGTCTTTTAGGCTCCAGTTTATGAGTAACAGTGTAGATCGTCTTCAGACTTTTTTGCATAAAAGGCAATTGTTCTTTTTTCCCGCTGTGCTGGTTGGGATTTGTTTATTAGTGATGGGTTTTTATGCGGATCACCTGCATTCACGTAATTTGGAACGTGAAATACGTGATGCGGCATTTGTTCACTTAAGTTTGTTGCGTGCTAACCTGGAAGGAAAAATCATCAGTAATGCTCAACTAGTACAGGGGCTCGCTGCATCTATCTCTGTTGAGCCGGATTTGTCGATGGAAAAATTTACCCAATTAGCGCAATATTTATTTAAGGGCCGGTCACAGCTTCGCAATATTGGTGCTGCTCCTGACTTGGTAATACGTTATATGTATCCGGTTGAGGGCAACGAGGCGGCGATAGGTCTCAATTTTCGGGAACATCCACAGCAGCTTGAGTCGGTATTGCGCGCACGGGATAGCGGAAATCTTATTATCGCCGGACCGGTTGATTTGGTTCAAGGTGGATTGGGATTTATCGCGCGGATTCCGGTATTTCTTGATAATGCTGAATCAGGAAAGAAAGTTTTCTGGGGCATGATCTCGGCCGTGATTGATGTGAACAAACTATATCAAGCAAGTGGTTTATTGGATTTTGTGAAAGAATTTGATATTTCGATCCGAGGCAAAGATGCGTTAGGTAAAGCGGGCGAGGTTTTTTTCGGTACTGATCAATTATTTGAGCAAAATCCTATGTTGCTGGATATTTCCTTACCCTATGGTTCTTGGCAGATCGCTGCCATTCCTAAAGGAGGGTGGTCGATCATCGGCAACGAGAGTATTGTCTTTCGCTTGGGTTTGGTATTCACAGGTCTTTTGATTTTGTTACCCGTTGTTTTAGTTGCGAAGTTTCAACAAAAGAAACGGGATAGCGAAGCCCGGCTTGAAGCCTTGTTCGTAATGTCCCCAATTGGTATCGCGTTGAATGATTATAAAACAGGAAAATTTATTGACGTCAATGAGGCATTGTTGGTTCCAACCGGTTACACGCGAGAAGAGTTATTAAGTCTTACTTATTGGGACATTACACCAAAAGATTATGCGATACGGGAGGCCCAACAACTTGAAAGTATGCAAATGACAGGTAGTTTTGCATCCTATAAAAAAGAATATATTCGCAAGGATGGCAGTCATTACCCGGTTCAGCTTAACGGGGTGGTGATCTGCGATGTTTCTGGCCGGAAATTAATCTGGTCGATGGTTGAAGATATTACCGAACGCACTCAAGCAGAGCAGGCACTCATTACGGCTCGATATGAAGCGGAACGGGCAAATAAGGCTAAATCCGAATTTCTTTCCAGCATGAGTCATGAATTGCGCACGCCGATGAATGCGATTCTTGGTTTTAGTCAATTGCTTGAGTTGGAGGGTTTGGATGATCGGCATCTGACATACGTTAAGGGAATCAAGTCGGCGGGTATTCATTTGCTTGCATTGATTGATGAGGTACTGGATTTGGCAAAAATTGAGTCGGGGCGCATAGATTTGCAACTCGAGTGGATAGATATTTATACTGTTGTTGAGGAATGCCTCAACTTGGTGAAAATACAAGCAGATGGACAGGATATCAAGCTGACACACAGTGAAATGGCGGATAAGGTTATATATACCGACCGAATCCGATTCAAACAAATTATCCTCAATTTAATTCACAATGCGATTAAATACAATCGGAAAGGCGGGTGGGTGCATATCGAACTTAAGAATTCGGATAATTCGGGATATTTAAAAATTATTGTTACCGATTCCGGGATGGGTATTGCTGCTAATAGATTGACAGAGTTGTTTCAACCTTTTAATCGTCTTGATGCTGCAGGGAGTGCCATCGAAGGTACAGGGATAGGATTATCGCTTACGCGACGAGTCATTGAAATGATGGGTGGTTGCATTGGTGTGGAAAGTGAATTGGGTGTCGGAAGTACTTTTTGGTTCGAATTGCCGGCAAGAGGAATTAATGAAGGTGATACCATAATCAATACAGAACAGCCCGCGTATAGTACGAATAATGATGTCAATAAAAATTTGATTATTTAATCAGCTTAGCCAGATCATTTTTCTTTCGAATTAATGCCACGTAACCCTTTCCCACACTATAGCGTGGGAAAGGGTTACTAATTAGGAATTACTTGGAATCAGCTGTATTACCATTCAACTTTACCCGCTAATGTCCAAGTCAAGCCGCCATCATTTGAAATGTAAGTGCTGTCTCGTGCAACGCCTAAAATGGTGGCATCAAGCGCAAAACCAGGAGAAAGGCGGAATTCAGTAAATTGAATATTTTCTTGCAACAATGAAGTACCTATATTTTTAGATGTTGCTATATTTCCTTGATTGTTAAGTGTAATCTTATATAATCCTTTTCCATGAACATTGACGAAGATAAGTCGGTCATTGGAAAAATTGGGAGAAAATTCAACTTGATGGATTGCGTTTCCTGGGCCTATATGATTCTGAGTCATTGTAGTCCACACATTGCCACCATTCTTTGAGCGATATAAGCCATTGCTTGTGCCGATAAAGACTAATTTGTCCGTGGCGAATTGAGGGGAAACGGCAATTGATAAATGCTGCTGTCCCGGTAGGCCGCGTAGTGTGATTGAATCGAATCTCAGTGATTGTAACCAGCTGTTACCGCCATCCGTTGTGCGCCAAACTTTTCCAGCGCGATTTGCGGCAAAGGCAGTACGATCATTCGCGTAGTTAGGCGAAATAGCCAAGCTTACGATATGGGATGTAGTGGGGACACCCCGCAGCCAGCGCCAGCTGTTACCGCCATCAAGGGTTTGAAGAATTCCATGTGACCTTGTTCCTAGGTAGATTTCCCGATCAGTTTCAAATGTAGGTGACAAAACGAATGCATTGATATAGACAGCAAATGGCGATATCTCAGTAATTTTCGGAATAAATTTTGTAGTCCAGTTTTGTCCGAAGTCGTTCGAAAATCCAATATGTCCAGTATTCCGTGAGGCAACAGCCGTAGGGGAGCCTGATTGATTCTGGGAGAAATTGACATCGAAAGCACTCATTGGAAGACTCAGGCTATTTGGGACTGGCCACCCTGTTCTATCCATGGTCCATGTCGCACCACGATCGGTAGAAGTGTATATACCCCCACCGAAGTATGTTGTTGCAATCACAGATTGATCATTGATGAAGTTGGGTGACAAAGCCACTCCGGTGAGCAGATTTCTTCGGGTTTGTTTTTGAGCCCATGTGATACCACCATCTTTCGAAATGAAAAGCCCATCATACGCCGACAGAAAGACTGTTTGGTCTGCCGAGAATGTATTGGATACCTGCAGCTCACTGAATTCTTCCAATGCAGCTGTTTGTCCGGTAACTGCCGCTCCTGATGCATGATAAGTCCAGCTATCGCCGCCATCCGTCGATTTATATACAGCCTTTGTTAAGCTGGTACAGAAAACTGTGCGATCAGTTAAATAGTTTGGAGATAGTGATACATTGTTAATTGCTTCCAATGGTAGATTGGCTGGTTTGAGGGTAAAGGTCGCGCCTGTATTATTGCTGTAATAGATTCCGTCAGCAGTAGCCAGAAATACTTCTTTAGGGTTCCCTCCTGACATTGCGATGTCATGAAAGGTTGTTCCTGCGATATTCCCGATACTGTTCCAAGTGAAACCCCCATCGGTAGATTTCTGCAGATTTCCTGTTTTGTTGACAGTGATGGCCGTCAGATCGGTTGTGAAGCTGGGTGATACGGCTACCAACTGTATGCCTAGGGTTGAATTTTGCACTCTAGTCCAGGTCGTTTCTGTCCGGGAACGCCGGTAAAGTTGGCCATTCATAGTTGTCAAGAAAACCACGTAATCATTGTTTCCTAATTTGGCTATAGTCAATTCCTTTACTTTGAGATTAAAAAGGCCGGTATTAGAAAGCTGCCAGGAATTTCCTTGATCTACGGATTGATATACCCCATCTCCCTTAGTGGTGGCAAAGACCGTATTATCGGTACCATAGTTTGGCGAAACGCGAATAGAGATATCTGCAAATACATTATCCAATCCGTTTGGCAATCGAATCCATGTCGCGCCGCCATCGGATGATCGCAGAATGTTTGTATACTGATCTGAAGTCGCCTCTGCATCGGTGGACAGAAAGAGAGTCTTATCAGTAGCGTAATTAGGGGAAATGCCTAATCCAAATACCATATCATGCGGATTATGGGCATGAATTTTATTGCTACTGATACAAAGTAGTATGAGGAGGGCAAATAATGTTACGGGATATTGAAAAAAACTAGTTTTCATTCTTGTACCTCTAGTTAGTGGATATAATAATTCTGCATTATTTGTGAATAACCTGATAAAGAATATTAATTCCTGTGTATAGCTAAATTTAAATTCTTAATGTAATTTCTTAAGGTCATTTTGAACCATTCATATAAGACACTTGATCCTATTTGTTAAAAATTAGTATGAATTATAAGTTACTGATTATTATTTTATATTATAAATATCTTAACTTCTTGTCGGAATATTATTAAATTGTAAAGTATAAAAAATTTAAAAAAGCAAGCCTACATTGTAGGTCTGTTTAATACTGATCAGTGTGATAAAAATCGCAGCTTTGTAGCTTTTTCAGTCAGTGGCAAACGTTCCGAGATGAGAGAGTTATGACGCCGACATATCTTTCGACGACTAATACTCAATGATAGTTTTCTCTGTAATCGATTTTTGCTCATAGCAGGTCTTAATTTACAGCGGGCGAATAGGTCTGCAAGTAATGAATACTCAATTACATATACCAGATAAGGTTATTAAAATACTGATAGACCGTTTTGAGCTTTTGCATTCAAAGCATTGTCCGTAATAAAGCGCTATTCACTTGCCCACTATATTGTTGCTCTTTAGCTTGCTACTTCTAACTTTTCCATTAGCCCCTACTTTCTGTCTGGTCTGTTGAATAATATTCTTATAGCTCTCAAATAATAAGTGACAGGCCGCCTTAATTTTATAGTAACGCTGTACTGAATATGTCCTAATATATGTAGGAATATTCTTGTCAGATTAATTGCAGCAGAAACGGCTCAAGTTTTTTTGTCCGTGATACTGAACTCAAAGGCTTTGCTGTGTGGATCACTGCATTCGATGCTGGTTTGGCAAAAGCTCTTATCTCGCCGATTTAATAACTTCATTTCCTGTGCGCCAGTGGCGTACGCATGAACTTTGATATGATTGGTATCAGCAGCTACTCATAATCCAGATTGTCATCGACCGATTCAGCAAAGATTTTCATGTGACTCCATTGTATCAGCGGCAGAATCGAAGACGAGAATTCTTTTGGTCGATGAGGAAGAGGGCAGATTATGCCACGGTGCTTCCATTCTTAAAATCCGGAATGTCGCAGAGGACCTGGCGAATATTTTGAGTCTTTTCATCCGTCTTTTTTATCTGGGCAAAGAGACGTGTTAGGAAAATACATTTTAGCCCAGAAAAGAAAGGCGAGCATTATGATCAGCTCAAACTGGATATTTGATGCGGTATTTAAGGCAGGGTGCCAGCTTTCTTCTCTTGGAAGGATCAATAAGTATAAACTTTTGACTTTGCCGGAAGTGATTTGGCTTTCATGTCCTGTGATATTAATCACATTAGCTATTGGAAAATTTTACTAGAATAATGCATTGAATAGTGGCAAGGCGATGACAAAGGGTTTGGTACGGGGAATGTAATACATGAATTTTCTATGTTTTTGAAGTCAAGGATGTGGATCAAGCATATAACTAGGTTTCTCCGTTTGTTTTTTCTTATAATGATTGCCTCAATTATGTTTTTCAACGGCTTTCCCGATAAATGACTCGCTCTAATTCACGTTTTTGTAGATAATGTCGCACCTGTTATCATTGTCATAATTTTGTAATCTAGCAACATGAATTGGTGCAATTTTTCTTCCGGTTCATTGCGGAAGGTCTTTCAGGAATGATTTGCGCATTTTGCAGGATTAAAAATTTGTTTGTAAGCTTGGAATTTTAAAATTGAATCCGCACGCTGCTCGATCGATCTCTCCATTTACCTTAATCAACACCCTCAAGACCCATCGAAGTCTGATCTATTCTCTGGCCAAAAGAGAGGTTATTGGTCGCTATCGGGGTTCCATTATGGGGATATTATGGTCATTCTTTAATCCCGTCTTGATGTTGATTATTTATACATTTGTATTTAGCGTGGTATTCAAAGCGCGATGGGAGGGCGGCACGGATTCCAGAACAGAATTTGCACTGGTTTTGTTTGCCGGCTTAATGATCTATAACTTGTTTGCAGAGTGCATCAATCGATCTCCGGGGTTGGTGCTGGGAAATGTAAATTATGTTAAGAAAGTGGTGTTTCCCTTGGAAATACTATCCATTGTTGCCATGGGTTCTGCAGTTTTTCACTTCTTGATCAGTTTTCTGGTTTGGCTGATCTTTTATTTGGTCTTTTTTGGTGTGCCGCAAGTCACACTTTTATTATTTCCTTTATTGTTGATTCCATTCTTATTGCTGATTTTAGGGCTTAGCTGGTTTTTAGCGGCGCTGGGAGTATTTTTACGCGATGTCAGCCAGATTGTTGGCGTTATGATGACTGCACTGTTGTTTTTGTCGCCAATTTTTTATCCGATTACTGCTTTGCCCCCGGAGTACCATCAATTTTTGCAAGTCAATCCCCTGACATTTGTCATTGAACAGGCTCGTGGCGTGATGATTTGGGGGAATGGGATAAGTTGGCAGGGATGGATTATCTACTTGTCAGTTGCCACAGTAACGGCATGGCTGGGTTTCGCCTGGTTTCAGAAAACGCGTAAGGGATTTGCCAATGTCCTTTGACATTGCCGTTAAGGTCGAGAGCCTTAGCAAGTGCTATCAGATTTACGATCATCCGCGCGATTTCCTCAAGCAAATCATCATTCCCCGTTTGCAACGCTTGGCCGGACGGAAACCTAAGCAATTTTTTCGTGAGTTTTGGGTGTTGAGGGATATTTCATTCGAGATCAAGAAGGGCGAGACCGTCGGCATCATTGGTCGCAATGGTTGTGGCAAGTCTACCTTACTGCAGATGATTTGCGGCACGTTGAATCCGACCAGTGGGAATGTTCAGACCCACGGGCGTATTGCCGCGTTGCTGGAATTGGGATCAGGCTTCAATCCGGAGTTTACCGGACGGGAAAATGTTTACATGAACGCTACCGTGCTGGGTCTGAGTCAGGAAGAGATTAACGCACGATTTGATGATATTGTGGCCTTTGCCGATATCGGAGAATTTATTGAGCAGCCGATTAAAACATACTCGAGTGGAATGGTGGTTAGACTAGCTTTTGCTGTAATTGCACACGTAGATGCAGATATTCTGGTAATTGATGAAGCACTGGCAGTGGGCGATGCATTTTTTACACAGAAATGCATGCGTTTTATGCGAAGTTTTATGAAATTCGGTACCGTTCTTTTTGTGAGTCACGATACGGGTGCAATAAAAAATTTATGTCGCTCGGTAATTTGGCTAGAACAAGGGAGAGTAATGCAGGAGGGCACTCCGAAAGATGTATGCGAGATGTATCTGAAAGCATATTATGAAGCACAACAAGGCAAAATAAGTCCAACTAATGCGGGGTTGCAAAGTAAGAGAAACGGTTCTTCTGTGAGAATGGATCAACGTCGGGATTTTATTAATGCTAGCAATTTGCGCAACGATCTAGAAATTTTTGAATTTGACCAGGATGCGCCATCATTTGGAACACATGGTGCGCAAATCATAGAAGTTCAATTTCTTGACAAGGAAGGTTCTGTTCTGGCGTGGGTGGTTGGGGGTGAGCAGGTTACCTTGCAAATAAAAGCAATCGCACGTGTAGTTCTGGATTCACCTATTATTGGATTTGTTATCAAGGATCGCTTGGGCCAGGCGCTTTTTGGTGATAATACATATCTTAGTGCTATGGATACCCCTTTGTTATGCGAGTCTGGAGACGAAATCCAAGCAGAGTTTACTTTTTTTATGCCCATACTACCCGCGGGTGACTACAGCATTGCTACGGCAATTGCAAATGGCACGCAGGATCAACATATCCAGCATCACTGGATATCCGATGCGGTGCTATTTAAATCCGAGTCTAGCAGTGTATCTACAGGGCTTGTTGGCATACCCATGGTACATATCGATATCGCCACACAAAAAACCAAGAATACAATTCGAAATTAGGAAAAACTAATGGCACATGTTCAACAGCAAGAATTTTGTGAATCCATCAAAGCGCGCTTTCCGCAATTTTTTACGGGTGTAATGGTTTTGGATATTGGTTCTCTCGATATCAACGGAAATAATCAGTATTTATTCGATGTCGAAAGTCTTTATTTGGGCGTTGACGTAGCGCAGGGTCGCAATGTTGATGTTGTATCTGAAGCACATTTACTTGATCTGCCCGATGCAACATTCGATATCATTATTTCCACTGAGTGCCTCGAACATGATCGATATTGGATACAAACTTTGAATAATGCAATGCGCATGTTGCGTCCTGGGGGAGTGTTGCTCATTACTTGCGCGACGATAGGGCGCCCTGAACATGGTACGCGTCGCACTACGCCTGACGATGCTCCACTTCTGGCAAATATCGATGCTGAATGGGCGGATTATTATCGTAACCTAGATGAAAATGACATTCGAACAGCCATAAATATACCGGATACATTTCAGTTTTCCGAATTTTCAATAGGCATGGAAACGCATGATCTATATTTCTTTGCCATTAAGCATGGCGTATTTGAGAGGCGCCTCAACAGATCTCCACAACTCCGGCAGTCTGCTCTGTTAGATAAACTCAGTTACCTTGAACAAGCGGTAGCTGAACATGATAATCAGATTGCTGAGCGCGATAGGCAGATAATCGAATTTAGTCAAGCTGCCATTGAGCGTGATAAGCAGATAATCGAGCTTAACCAAATACTAACCGAACGTGATCGGCAGATAATTGAGCTTAATCAGGTCGTCACCGAGCATGATCGCCTCTTTGCTAGCCTGTACCAGTCAAGATCATGGCGCATTACACATCCTCTTCGTGTCTTCATGACACAGATGGGTCGTATCGGTGCTTTCACGCGCCGAGCTCGTGCAGCTTTTCGTTATGTCGCTCGAGGAGATTTCAAAGGTCTATACAGTCGACTCAGATCGATTCAGCTCGAGCAGGCTATGCAGAATTTTACCGTGATGGGACCCCCTAAACGCTGGGGCATCATGGCAACACCCCATACTTTGTTTATCGCACATCTGATTGCCTCGCGCCTTCGTATACATGGTTGGGAAGTTGACATTCTGACGAGTGCACCTAATGGTTTCCCACATGATATGTACATTGTGATTTGTTCGCAGATGTTCAAAAAACTACCTCCCGGTGAAAGGCGTATAGCTTATCAAATGGAGCAATCAGTCAGCTCACGCTGGTTTACTG encodes:
- a CDS encoding ABC transporter ATP-binding protein yields the protein MSFDIAVKVESLSKCYQIYDHPRDFLKQIIIPRLQRLAGRKPKQFFREFWVLRDISFEIKKGETVGIIGRNGCGKSTLLQMICGTLNPTSGNVQTHGRIAALLELGSGFNPEFTGRENVYMNATVLGLSQEEINARFDDIVAFADIGEFIEQPIKTYSSGMVVRLAFAVIAHVDADILVIDEALAVGDAFFTQKCMRFMRSFMKFGTVLFVSHDTGAIKNLCRSVIWLEQGRVMQEGTPKDVCEMYLKAYYEAQQGKISPTNAGLQSKRNGSSVRMDQRRDFINASNLRNDLEIFEFDQDAPSFGTHGAQIIEVQFLDKEGSVLAWVVGGEQVTLQIKAIARVVLDSPIIGFVIKDRLGQALFGDNTYLSAMDTPLLCESGDEIQAEFTFFMPILPAGDYSIATAIANGTQDQHIQHHWISDAVLFKSESSSVSTGLVGIPMVHIDIATQKTKNTIRN